A single window of uncultured Pseudodesulfovibrio sp. DNA harbors:
- a CDS encoding protein phosphatase CheZ encodes MTSNDALVKKMMEQVTDQLVDSLKDTIRASVEREIATSLSKALLEGEFYRRVNDDLQEGLKQIYQEVKVARGGKEIKSIETDINPEEFFSEASDQLDAVMQSTEKAAVEIIDIVEKLQELQGSVATIVKGFESGGVTKSNRKKLEEINQTLGMDLSNIMVSLSFQDLTGQRIKKIINSIRQIEKIVREVMLSTGLMIQQREKEPEQDIDSLSESAKNQATSKLQGPTEGTNQGDVDDLLASLGLD; translated from the coding sequence ATGACCAGCAATGACGCTCTGGTAAAAAAAATGATGGAACAGGTAACCGACCAACTTGTCGATAGCCTTAAAGATACCATCAGAGCTTCTGTTGAGCGAGAAATCGCCACCAGCCTTTCCAAGGCTCTTCTTGAAGGGGAATTCTACCGAAGAGTCAATGACGACCTTCAAGAAGGCCTCAAACAAATTTATCAAGAAGTTAAAGTTGCCCGCGGTGGTAAGGAAATCAAAAGTATCGAAACCGATATTAATCCTGAAGAATTTTTTTCCGAAGCATCTGACCAACTTGATGCCGTCATGCAGTCTACAGAAAAAGCCGCTGTAGAAATAATCGATATCGTTGAAAAACTCCAAGAGCTTCAAGGCTCCGTAGCCACCATTGTAAAGGGCTTTGAATCCGGCGGCGTAACTAAATCCAATCGCAAAAAACTTGAAGAAATTAACCAGACTCTTGGCATGGACCTGTCAAACATCATGGTCTCTCTCAGTTTTCAAGATTTGACCGGACAGCGTATCAAAAAAATCATCAATTCCATCAGACAGATTGAAAAAATCGTCCGCGAAGTCATGCTTTCCACAGGACTAATGATCCAACAACGCGAAAAAGAACCGGAACAAGATATCGACTCTTTATCCGAATCCGCAAAAAACCAAGCAACTTCAAAATTGCAGGGACCGACCGAAGGTACCAACCAAGGAGATGTAGACGATCTGCTCGCTTCCCTCGGCCTCGATTAA
- a CDS encoding PilZ domain-containing protein, translating to MSEEKRSFSRIPVRLKGHARPMQSIDSPQLFSGDSGHQSASREALFRNSKLPDELTAFLTEMDRKLDQVIGILSKDSVRSDFSIDIEIMEISGAGVKFRSNQQFKPDDPLEIILVLSQMPVQMAGSKGRILNKESDTGLYRFEFVDMRGSDMETIVQFVFKQQREQIRNSKM from the coding sequence ATGAGCGAAGAAAAACGATCCTTTTCACGCATACCAGTTAGACTGAAGGGCCATGCACGTCCCATGCAGTCCATCGACTCTCCACAACTGTTCTCAGGCGATTCGGGGCATCAGTCTGCCTCCCGCGAGGCTTTGTTCAGAAACAGCAAACTCCCGGATGAATTAACGGCATTTCTGACCGAAATGGACAGAAAACTTGATCAGGTCATCGGCATACTCAGCAAAGACAGTGTCCGCTCGGACTTTTCCATTGATATTGAAATAATGGAAATATCAGGCGCAGGCGTTAAATTTCGTTCAAATCAACAATTCAAGCCCGATGATCCCTTGGAAATAATTCTGGTTCTCAGCCAAATGCCTGTCCAGATGGCTGGCTCCAAAGGCCGTATACTAAACAAGGAATCTGACACGGGACTCTACAGGTTTGAATTTGTTGACATGCGTGGTTCAGACATGGAAACCATCGTTCAATTCGTCTTCAAACAACAGCGCGAACAAATCAGAAACTCAAAAATGTAA
- a CDS encoding NIL domain-containing protein, whose product MKEMIKGFRKIVYLSFPPTVSGRPVVCNLLRNFDLSFNILKADISPRHEGTMTLELSGMEEDFHKGIGYLKENGVRITPVAHKIFRNEESCIHCGVCTAMCPTDALILEKSDKTIIFDVEKCSACGMCTRVCPVKAMTLDLDENTRQ is encoded by the coding sequence ATGAAAGAAATGATCAAAGGCTTCCGAAAAATCGTTTACCTGTCTTTTCCGCCGACTGTTTCCGGTCGTCCGGTAGTCTGCAACCTTCTGCGCAATTTCGATTTGAGTTTCAATATTCTCAAAGCGGACATCAGCCCTCGACACGAAGGCACAATGACGTTGGAATTATCTGGAATGGAAGAAGATTTCCATAAAGGTATTGGCTATCTCAAAGAAAACGGCGTTCGCATCACACCTGTTGCCCACAAGATTTTTCGCAACGAGGAATCCTGCATTCATTGCGGTGTCTGTACAGCCATGTGCCCGACCGATGCCTTAATCTTGGAAAAAAGCGATAAGACCATCATCTTTGACGTTGAAAAATGTTCGGCTTGTGGCATGTGTACAAGGGTCTGCCCGGTCAAGGCCATGACTCTCGATCTGGACGAAAACACCAGACAATAA
- a CDS encoding tetratricopeptide repeat protein: protein MIKIAKNFTILLLVISLFSLIGCASKTDMETLQGERQQDLNRMKQLESELEESKQLLKNEIEKSSSPIRERSADMWAEIQSLRADFAKLRGEMDEVNIRMDRQVGAADSATTMDGLAERLAEIEFALENQLQVDLPKVREERAATLAPIATTQDGATPETTEAVTSTPQTGTTPPAQVTPPADTDPAKALYDKAYALYKENKFEKARSYWAEFTDTFKKHPYTPSAVFWQGQCYFKLKDYARAVILFEDVIEKYKKSSKYKSALLKSGYSWNYLSKPELAKMRFEEIIKKFPKSVEATQAKRSLSKMK from the coding sequence ATGATAAAAATCGCAAAGAATTTCACTATACTGCTGTTGGTCATATCCCTATTCTCACTCATCGGTTGTGCCAGCAAAACCGACATGGAAACGTTACAGGGAGAGCGGCAACAAGATTTGAACAGAATGAAGCAATTGGAATCTGAACTGGAAGAATCCAAGCAGCTTCTTAAAAACGAAATTGAAAAATCAAGTTCTCCCATCAGGGAACGTTCTGCCGATATGTGGGCTGAAATTCAATCCCTGCGGGCAGATTTCGCCAAACTTCGTGGAGAAATGGATGAAGTCAATATCCGTATGGACCGACAAGTCGGTGCAGCAGACTCCGCAACGACCATGGACGGCCTGGCCGAACGGCTGGCTGAAATCGAATTTGCACTGGAAAACCAATTGCAGGTTGATTTACCTAAAGTTCGAGAGGAACGCGCAGCTACTCTGGCTCCAATAGCAACGACTCAAGACGGTGCCACACCAGAAACAACGGAAGCCGTCACGTCAACGCCCCAGACAGGAACCACTCCTCCTGCCCAAGTCACACCACCTGCTGACACCGATCCGGCAAAAGCTCTCTACGATAAGGCGTATGCCCTGTATAAAGAGAATAAATTCGAAAAAGCACGCTCATACTGGGCAGAATTCACGGATACCTTCAAAAAACATCCCTACACTCCCAGTGCTGTATTCTGGCAAGGCCAATGCTATTTCAAACTTAAAGATTATGCTCGAGCAGTCATCCTTTTCGAAGATGTTATCGAAAAATACAAAAAGAGTTCCAAGTATAAGTCAGCTCTTCTCAAATCCGGTTATTCCTGGAATTATTTGAGTAAACCGGAGCTCGCAAAAATGCGCTTTGAAGAAATTATCAAGAAATTCCCCAAATCAGTTGAAGCCACACAGGCCAAACGCTCTTTGAGTAAAATGAAATAA
- a CDS encoding PLD nuclease N-terminal domain-containing protein, with the protein MFADFSSLTTTQWAVVSISVLICFSFSVWTILDVWKRNFGSSNEKALWMQICIFIPILGALAYLFLGRKRGSLMK; encoded by the coding sequence ATGTTCGCGGACTTTTCATCCCTGACAACGACTCAATGGGCCGTTGTTTCCATTTCCGTTCTCATCTGCTTTTCCTTCAGCGTCTGGACCATACTTGATGTGTGGAAAAGAAACTTCGGGTCCTCCAACGAAAAGGCCCTCTGGATGCAGATATGCATTTTTATTCCCATTTTAGGCGCTCTGGCGTATCTTTTCCTCGGTAGAAAAAGAGGGAGCTTAATGAAATGA
- the lspA gene encoding signal peptidase II — protein sequence MNRYTLATIWAAATVALDQITKLWVLNAIEPWTGFKVIPGFFNLVHVLNKGAAWGFLDDENIDWQRPMFIAISVVAVFAIGYMLKSTKEKDTWMIAGLGMIAGGAIGNAIDRIWLGSVIDFLDVYVGTYHWPAFNIADSALTVGAGCIILSMLLQRNSEQD from the coding sequence ATGAACCGGTATACTCTGGCAACCATATGGGCTGCGGCCACAGTCGCACTTGATCAGATCACCAAGTTATGGGTGCTCAACGCCATTGAACCGTGGACCGGTTTCAAGGTAATTCCGGGCTTTTTCAACTTGGTACACGTCCTGAACAAGGGCGCGGCTTGGGGCTTTTTGGATGACGAAAATATTGACTGGCAACGACCGATGTTCATCGCAATATCGGTCGTTGCCGTTTTTGCCATCGGCTACATGCTCAAGTCGACCAAAGAAAAAGACACATGGATGATTGCCGGTTTGGGAATGATCGCTGGCGGAGCCATAGGCAACGCCATCGATCGCATCTGGCTTGGTTCGGTCATTGATTTTCTGGACGTTTACGTAGGGACATATCACTGGCCCGCCTTCAACATTGCAGACAGTGCCCTCACGGTCGGTGCAGGCTGCATCATTTTGTCAATGCTTCTTCAGCGCAATTCGGAACAGGATTAA
- the ileS gene encoding isoleucine--tRNA ligase: MSDYKNTLLLPKTKFPMKANLKQREPEMLKFWEQNKSYDAMVAAGDADNEYVLHDGPPYANGHIHMGTALNKVLKDIVVKSRNMQGQKAQYVPGWDCHGLPIEHKVEQELKKKKKELDTLTIRKICRSYAAKWLDTQRKEFKRLGVLGVWDDPYMTMKPEYEAATARELGRFMERDGVVRGKKPIYWCCDCRTALAEAEVEYEDHTSPSIYVRFPMADSNFTKIADIDINKLFILIWTTTPWTIPDNMGVAVHPDFDYVLVEAGGDYYVLAEGLLEECTEKFGWEAPKILKTVRGAELEGLQAKHPIYDRPSPVVLADYVTLETGTGCVHTAPGHGREDFETGLKNGLEVYSPMNDRGEFLQEVEHFAGLNVWDANPKVIEKLTEVGNLMASENITHSYPHCWRCKEPVIFRATTQWFVGMDENNLRTKALDAIRNDVQWVPSWGEERIYNMVENRPDWCISRQRNWGVPISALICEDCDETWFDAKWVYDICDKYAQHETGCDYWFEAPLEEIVPEGLTCPKCGGNHWKRETDILDVWFDSGTSFAAVVEQRNETRFPADLYLEGSDQHRGWFHSSLLASVGTREVPPYKTVLTHGYVVDAEGRKMSKSIGNVIAPQEIIDKFGAEILRMWVSASNYQEDIRISDETLNRLVDAYRRIRNTCRYLLSNLNDFDPANKVDAADMMPLDRYALDMVSRHHETIQEAYRNFEFHKVYHTLHNLCVVDLSAFYLDIIKDRLYVEEENGLKRRSAQTVLWQTLLMLLQDMAPVLSFTAEEAFQNLPEAIKKALPQDKTVFALRFTPDATGMDDSERARWERLAQVRAEVNKAIEPKRKDRVIGKSLDAQVTLYATEEIRTLVDSEDIDPREFFIVSKLVLDDTDKAPADAYQGEDMEDLKVSVEAATGEKCERCWRISEDLRTDEAYPDACPRCTAVLKTLA, translated from the coding sequence ATGAGCGACTATAAGAACACCCTGCTCCTGCCTAAGACCAAATTTCCCATGAAGGCCAACCTCAAGCAACGCGAGCCTGAAATGCTCAAGTTCTGGGAACAGAACAAATCATACGACGCTATGGTTGCCGCTGGTGACGCAGACAATGAGTATGTGCTGCATGATGGCCCGCCTTACGCCAACGGCCACATCCACATGGGTACTGCTCTGAACAAAGTCCTCAAGGACATCGTCGTAAAATCCCGGAATATGCAAGGGCAAAAAGCTCAGTACGTTCCCGGTTGGGATTGTCATGGTCTGCCCATTGAGCACAAGGTTGAACAGGAACTCAAGAAAAAGAAAAAGGAACTCGACACCCTGACCATCCGCAAAATCTGTCGATCCTATGCCGCCAAATGGCTGGACACCCAACGCAAAGAATTCAAGCGTCTGGGCGTACTCGGCGTTTGGGACGATCCGTACATGACCATGAAGCCAGAATACGAAGCTGCCACAGCCCGTGAACTGGGTCGATTCATGGAGCGTGACGGTGTCGTGCGGGGCAAGAAGCCCATCTATTGGTGCTGTGATTGCCGCACAGCACTGGCTGAAGCCGAAGTGGAATACGAGGACCATACATCCCCTTCTATATATGTCCGCTTTCCCATGGCTGACTCAAATTTCACAAAGATCGCAGATATCGACATTAACAAATTGTTCATCCTTATCTGGACCACGACGCCATGGACCATTCCCGACAACATGGGCGTGGCCGTGCACCCCGACTTCGATTACGTCTTGGTTGAAGCTGGAGGCGACTACTATGTTCTGGCCGAAGGATTGCTTGAAGAATGCACTGAAAAGTTTGGTTGGGAAGCTCCCAAAATCCTGAAAACCGTTCGCGGCGCGGAATTGGAAGGACTTCAAGCCAAGCATCCCATATACGATCGCCCCTCTCCGGTTGTTCTTGCTGACTACGTCACGCTGGAAACCGGTACAGGTTGTGTTCATACTGCCCCCGGACATGGCCGTGAAGACTTTGAAACCGGCCTCAAAAATGGGCTGGAAGTCTACTCCCCCATGAATGATCGAGGTGAGTTCCTTCAGGAAGTCGAACACTTTGCAGGTCTGAATGTCTGGGACGCCAACCCCAAGGTTATCGAGAAACTGACTGAGGTCGGCAATCTCATGGCTTCCGAGAACATCACTCACTCCTACCCCCATTGCTGGCGCTGCAAGGAGCCGGTCATCTTCCGCGCAACCACCCAGTGGTTTGTCGGCATGGATGAAAACAACCTGCGCACAAAGGCGCTGGACGCCATCCGTAACGATGTTCAATGGGTCCCATCCTGGGGTGAAGAACGTATTTACAATATGGTTGAAAATAGACCTGACTGGTGTATCTCCCGTCAGCGCAACTGGGGTGTACCCATCTCCGCATTGATCTGCGAAGACTGCGACGAAACATGGTTCGATGCCAAGTGGGTTTACGACATCTGTGATAAATACGCACAGCATGAAACTGGTTGTGATTACTGGTTCGAAGCTCCGCTGGAAGAAATCGTTCCTGAAGGCCTGACCTGCCCCAAATGCGGCGGAAATCACTGGAAACGTGAGACTGACATTCTGGATGTATGGTTTGACTCCGGCACCAGCTTTGCTGCCGTGGTTGAACAACGCAATGAAACACGCTTCCCTGCTGACCTGTACCTTGAAGGTTCAGACCAACACCGTGGCTGGTTCCACAGCTCTTTGCTCGCCTCTGTCGGCACACGCGAAGTACCACCTTACAAGACCGTCCTCACTCACGGTTACGTAGTCGATGCCGAGGGCCGCAAAATGTCCAAATCCATCGGCAACGTCATCGCTCCGCAGGAAATCATCGACAAATTCGGCGCAGAAATCCTGCGCATGTGGGTTTCAGCTTCCAACTATCAGGAAGATATCCGCATCTCGGATGAAACCCTGAACAGACTCGTGGACGCGTACCGTCGTATCCGCAACACCTGCCGTTATCTGCTGTCCAACCTGAACGACTTTGATCCCGCCAACAAGGTTGATGCAGCTGACATGATGCCGCTTGACCGTTACGCGCTGGACATGGTGTCCCGTCATCACGAGACAATTCAGGAAGCATACAGAAACTTCGAATTCCATAAAGTTTACCACACCCTGCACAACCTGTGCGTGGTCGACTTGTCCGCTTTCTATCTGGATATCATCAAAGACCGTCTGTACGTTGAAGAAGAAAATGGTTTGAAACGCCGCTCTGCTCAAACCGTACTGTGGCAAACCTTGCTTATGCTTTTGCAGGATATGGCTCCAGTCCTCTCCTTCACAGCAGAAGAGGCCTTCCAAAACCTGCCGGAAGCCATCAAAAAGGCACTGCCGCAAGACAAAACGGTTTTCGCTCTCCGCTTCACTCCTGATGCCACTGGCATGGATGATTCAGAACGTGCCCGTTGGGAAAGACTGGCTCAGGTTCGCGCTGAAGTGAACAAGGCCATCGAACCCAAACGTAAAGACCGCGTCATCGGCAAATCTCTTGATGCACAGGTCACACTGTATGCAACTGAAGAAATCCGTACGCTTGTGGATTCCGAGGACATCGACCCGCGTGAATTCTTCATCGTTTCAAAATTGGTATTGGATGATACAGACAAGGCACCCGCTGATGCCTACCAAGGTGAAGACATGGAAGACCTCAAGGTCTCCGTCGAAGCTGCAACCGGCGAAAAATGCGAGCGGTGCTGGCGTATCAGCGAAGACTTGAGAACAGACGAAGCATACCCGGACGCATGTCCTCGTTGTACCGCTGTCCTGAAAACTCTCGCCTAA
- a CDS encoding tetratricopeptide repeat protein, whose amino-acid sequence MGVHKKNRELEELKAHYMKKSSAIFLAIVALLVGAFIGNTVTSLYMGQQQARTGGAVPQQQQSDEPHQANPVALANLEKAAADDPTNADKWIELGNFCFDHDLSAQAVTAYERALELAPMQVNVWSDLGVMYRRTKQYEKAVEAFGHAASLDPQHITSRFNMGIVYMYDLNDQPSAVKVWKGILAIDPNAKTPSGESLAAMVNDLEK is encoded by the coding sequence ATGGGTGTTCACAAAAAGAATCGTGAATTGGAAGAGTTGAAAGCACATTACATGAAAAAGTCTTCGGCAATATTTTTGGCGATAGTCGCTTTGCTTGTAGGGGCTTTCATTGGTAACACGGTTACCTCATTGTATATGGGGCAGCAGCAGGCGCGGACAGGGGGGGCTGTTCCACAACAACAGCAGAGTGACGAGCCTCATCAGGCCAATCCAGTTGCTTTGGCTAATTTGGAAAAAGCAGCGGCGGATGACCCAACCAATGCTGATAAATGGATTGAATTGGGTAATTTTTGTTTTGACCATGACTTGTCTGCACAAGCCGTTACTGCATATGAAAGGGCCTTGGAATTAGCTCCCATGCAGGTCAATGTCTGGTCTGATTTGGGTGTCATGTACAGGCGTACGAAACAGTATGAAAAAGCTGTGGAAGCATTTGGTCATGCTGCATCTTTGGATCCTCAACATATTACATCCCGGTTTAATATGGGAATAGTATACATGTATGATCTTAACGACCAGCCATCTGCCGTCAAAGTGTGGAAGGGTATATTGGCTATTGATCCAAATGCAAAAACGCCTTCGGGTGAGAGTTTGGCAGCCATGGTGAACGATTTGGAAAAATAA
- the epsC gene encoding serine O-acetyltransferase EpsC, with translation MNNTTYSLADVVAQLVESGSSGPASHRYTEEAPMPSVEILSQIVEDLRSVLFPGYYGPSEITPDTMPYYIGSTLDQLVRTLADQINRGYCFVCDSIEKDKCSDCEARAKRIAQEFITKLPKIRELLLADVEAAYDGDPAAKTHGETIFCYPSIRALTNHRIAHELYLLGVDIIPRIIGEMAHSNTGIDIHPGATIGKSFFIDHGTGTVIGETTIIGDNVRIYQGVTLGAKSFPKGDDERLIKGLPRHPIVEDDVIVYAGSTILGRVTIGKGAVIGGNVWITRDVPAGAQIVQSRATQQAFENGGGI, from the coding sequence ATGAATAACACGACATATTCTCTTGCCGACGTTGTCGCACAGTTGGTCGAATCCGGCAGTAGCGGCCCTGCTTCACACAGATATACAGAAGAAGCTCCCATGCCATCTGTTGAAATCCTCTCCCAAATTGTCGAGGATCTCAGATCTGTTCTATTCCCCGGGTATTACGGGCCGTCCGAAATCACACCGGACACCATGCCCTATTATATAGGCTCCACACTCGATCAGTTGGTGCGGACATTGGCAGACCAAATCAATCGAGGGTATTGTTTTGTTTGCGATTCTATCGAAAAGGACAAATGCAGTGATTGCGAAGCTCGAGCAAAACGTATTGCTCAGGAATTCATAACAAAACTGCCCAAAATCAGAGAACTGCTTTTGGCCGATGTCGAAGCAGCCTACGATGGCGACCCTGCCGCAAAAACACACGGCGAAACCATTTTCTGCTACCCTTCTATCAGGGCTTTGACCAACCATCGTATCGCCCATGAACTATACCTTTTAGGTGTGGATATTATCCCGCGAATAATCGGAGAAATGGCCCACTCAAACACGGGTATAGATATCCATCCAGGAGCAACCATCGGGAAGAGTTTTTTTATCGACCACGGAACAGGCACAGTTATAGGAGAAACAACCATTATTGGTGATAACGTCCGCATTTATCAGGGTGTCACTCTTGGTGCCAAAAGCTTCCCTAAAGGCGACGATGAACGTTTGATCAAGGGATTACCAAGACACCCAATTGTTGAAGACGATGTCATCGTCTATGCGGGATCAACTATTCTTGGCCGTGTTACCATCGGCAAAGGCGCTGTTATTGGTGGTAATGTCTGGATTACACGCGATGTTCCGGCTGGCGCACAAATTGTCCAATCCAGGGCGACACAACAAGCCTTTGAAAATGGTGGCGGCATCTAA
- the cysK gene encoding cysteine synthase A encodes MKVAQDMTELVGNTPLVRLNKLSEGLNATLVAKLEFNNPCASVKDRIAKNMIEAALEKGTITPETTLVEPTSGNTGIGLAFVCAVKGLRLVLTMPESMSIERRKLLRGFGSELVLTPAAKGMQGAIDRAEEIVRETDNAFMLQQFENADNPAMHRKTTAREIWNDTDGKIDIFVAGVGTGGSITGVGEALKEKKPEIKAIAVEPQASPVLSGGNPGPHMIQGIGAGFVPKILNTDIIDEVIQIDNDTALETAKQMIMMEGILCGISSGANCAAAIELAKRPENAGKLIVFIVCDTGERYLSTPLFE; translated from the coding sequence ATGAAAGTAGCTCAAGACATGACAGAACTCGTCGGCAACACACCGCTGGTTCGCTTGAACAAACTCTCGGAAGGACTGAATGCGACTTTGGTTGCCAAGCTTGAATTCAACAACCCGTGTGCTTCAGTCAAAGATCGTATCGCCAAGAACATGATCGAGGCCGCTTTAGAAAAAGGCACGATCACACCAGAAACCACTTTGGTAGAACCAACCAGCGGCAACACCGGCATTGGCTTGGCCTTTGTCTGTGCGGTCAAAGGTTTGAGACTGGTTCTGACCATGCCTGAAAGCATGAGTATTGAACGGCGCAAGTTGCTCAGAGGATTCGGCTCTGAACTGGTCCTTACCCCAGCAGCCAAAGGCATGCAGGGAGCCATTGATCGCGCTGAAGAAATTGTCCGGGAGACTGATAACGCTTTCATGCTCCAACAATTCGAAAACGCTGACAATCCTGCCATGCATCGCAAAACAACCGCCCGTGAGATATGGAACGACACTGACGGCAAAATAGACATCTTCGTAGCCGGAGTAGGCACGGGGGGGTCGATTACCGGCGTCGGCGAGGCCCTCAAAGAAAAGAAACCGGAAATCAAGGCCATTGCCGTTGAACCACAAGCATCTCCTGTGCTTTCCGGCGGGAATCCAGGTCCACACATGATTCAAGGCATCGGTGCTGGCTTTGTTCCTAAAATATTAAATACCGATATCATTGATGAAGTTATACAGATTGATAACGACACGGCTTTGGAAACAGCCAAACAAATGATCATGATGGAAGGGATTCTGTGCGGTATATCCTCTGGCGCCAACTGTGCGGCAGCCATTGAATTGGCCAAAAGACCTGAAAATGCCGGTAAACTGATCGTATTTATCGTATGTGACACTGGCGAACGGTATCTGAGCACCCCGCTTTTCGAATAA
- the nifS gene encoding cysteine desulfurase NifS has product MKTIYLDNNATTQVDPAVFEAIKPYFSELYGNPSSMHRFGGQVGVEIKKARESVANILNCLPEEILFTSCGSESDNTAIRSALTAQPKKRHIVTTAVEHPAVLSFCKFLEKKDGYEVTYLGTDEHGRLNMDEYKAAIRPDTAIISIMWANNETGNIYPIEEMAKIAKDNDVLFHTDAVQAVGKVPIDLKNVPVDMLSLSGHKLHAPKGVGALFVRKKSPFRPFLIGGHQEGSRRAGTENTTGIIALGKACELAHENMDAENTEVRTLRDKLENGLLAAVPNSILNGDKDNRLPNTSNISFGYVEGEAILLMIDQVGIAASSGSACTSGSLEPSHVLRAMDVPFTFAHGSIRFSLSRFNTEEEIDFVIKTLPPIIENLRKLSPFSPEKQGLSL; this is encoded by the coding sequence ATGAAAACCATCTATCTCGACAACAACGCGACCACTCAGGTTGATCCGGCAGTCTTCGAAGCCATCAAGCCGTATTTTTCTGAACTCTACGGGAATCCCTCGTCCATGCACCGCTTTGGTGGTCAAGTTGGAGTAGAAATCAAAAAAGCACGTGAATCAGTCGCCAACATTCTCAATTGCCTGCCCGAAGAAATACTCTTCACTTCCTGCGGCTCGGAATCCGATAACACCGCTATCAGATCAGCTCTGACCGCCCAACCGAAAAAACGGCACATCGTCACCACTGCTGTTGAACATCCTGCCGTCCTGAGCTTTTGCAAATTCCTCGAAAAAAAGGACGGCTACGAAGTTACGTATCTGGGTACAGATGAACACGGCCGTCTTAATATGGATGAATACAAAGCGGCTATCCGTCCTGATACAGCCATCATTTCCATCATGTGGGCCAATAACGAAACCGGCAATATTTATCCGATTGAAGAAATGGCTAAAATTGCCAAGGACAACGACGTACTTTTCCACACTGACGCAGTTCAAGCGGTTGGCAAAGTTCCTATCGACCTCAAGAACGTCCCGGTGGACATGCTCTCCTTATCCGGGCACAAGCTACACGCTCCCAAAGGCGTTGGGGCCCTGTTTGTCCGCAAAAAATCGCCCTTCCGTCCATTTCTCATTGGCGGTCATCAGGAAGGCAGCCGACGTGCAGGCACTGAAAACACCACAGGTATCATCGCGCTGGGTAAAGCGTGTGAGCTGGCCCATGAAAACATGGACGCAGAAAACACCGAAGTTCGAACCTTGCGAGATAAACTGGAAAACGGCCTGCTTGCCGCTGTTCCCAATTCGATTCTCAACGGCGACAAAGACAACCGCCTGCCCAACACGTCAAACATATCTTTCGGCTATGTCGAAGGTGAGGCCATCCTCTTGATGATCGACCAGGTAGGTATTGCAGCCAGTTCCGGTTCAGCCTGTACATCGGGCAGTCTGGAACCGTCTCATGTCCTTCGGGCAATGGATGTGCCGTTCACTTTTGCGCACGGTTCCATCAGGTTCAGCCTGAGTCGCTTCAATACGGAAGAAGAAATTGATTTTGTAATAAAGACATTGCCTCCCATCATAGAAAACTTGAGAAAGCTCTCACCGTTTTCTCCTGAGAAACAAGGGCTTAGTCTCTAA